AACAGCCCGCGGGCCGGGTCCTGCCAGACCTCTTCCGTGAAGCTGAGGATCCGATCCCACCTGGGTCGCTCCGTGGGCTCGGGACGGCGGCCCAGCACGCTCATGCCGAGGGTGGCGTCGATGTTCTCTCCGTCGACGAGGAGGTATGTGGTGCGGGATTCGGACATGGGGCAATCGTAGACGTGCCCACCCCCACGGCGGTGGCACGACGGCGCGGTTCCGACGACGCGCGCGCCGGACCTGTCAGGCGACGCTGGTCGTGGTCGTCACCAGCTGGTCGACCTGGCCGGCCGCGAGGACGTGCTGGACGACGAGCGCCGCGGCGCCGAGCACCCCCGCACGCCCCGCCGTGCCCGCCCCGACGATCCTCAGGTGCTGCGTGGCCAGGGGCAGGGACCGGGTGTAGACGACCTCGCGGATGCCGGCGAGGAGGTGCTCGCCGGCATCGGCCACGATGCCGCCGATGACGATGACCGAGGGGTTGAGGAGGTTCACGCAGGCGGCCAGGACCCGGCCCACCGACCGCCCTGCCTCGCGGATGGCCAGGGCGGCGTCGGTGTTCCCGGATCGCAGGAGCTCCACCAGCGCGGTGTTGGTGGAGACGTCGTACCCCTTGGCGCGCAGAGTGGACGCCACGGCCCGGCCACTGGCGACCGCCTCCAGGCAGCCGACGTTGCCGCACCGGCACGTGATGTCCGGACCGCCGGGGACGGCGATGTGCCCCAGGTCGCCGGCGGCGCCCTGGGCGCCGCGCTGCAGCTCGCCGTGGCTGATGATGCCCGCCCCGATGCCGGTGGCGATCTTGACGAAGAGCAGGTCGTCGACCGTCGGCCACACGGCGGCGTGCTCGCCGAGCGCCATGATGTTGACGTCGTTGTCCACGAGGATCGGCGTGCCGAGGGCTCGACCCATGAACCCGGCCACGTCGAAGCCGTCCCAGCCGGGCATGAGCGGAGGGCTGACGGGGTGGCCCG
This window of the Georgenia yuyongxinii genome carries:
- a CDS encoding ROK family transcriptional regulator, translated to MASRTSFPVGPRALAAENGRGDTEPRPNAAGAIFQLLRDGAPRTRADLAAVTGLARSTVAARVDELLATGLVAPTGEAASTGGRPPATFAFRPEARLVLAADIGVSRTRVAVTDLAATVLAEEALDLAVADGPVAVLNAVLTQFQALLERTGRSTADLAGAGVGLPGPVEHSTGHPVSPPLMPGWDGFDVAGFMGRALGTPILVDNDVNIMALGEHAAVWPTVDDLLFVKIATGIGAGIISHGELQRGAQGAAGDLGHIAVPGGPDITCRCGNVGCLEAVASGRAVASTLRAKGYDVSTNTALVELLRSGNTDAALAIREAGRSVGRVLAACVNLLNPSVIVIGGIVADAGEHLLAGIREVVYTRSLPLATQHLRIVGAGTAGRAGVLGAAALVVQHVLAAGQVDQLVTTTTSVA